In Alphaproteobacteria bacterium, the DNA window CCCTCGTCTTGCTTTAAAATGTTGTTGGTATCTATAGTCAATGAGGGTATTTAAATTTGGGATAGCTTTCACAATGACAGATCCACCTTTTCCACCATCCCCACCATCTGGCCCACCATATTCAATAAATTTTTCGCGCCTAAATCCAACGCATCCAGCCCCCCCATCCCCACTTCGAATATATATTTTAACTTGATCAAGAAATTTCATAATCCATATACCTAGATAAAATAAAAATGCCCTTTAATCTTGAAGACAAAGGGCAGTAATTATTATCAAAATTTATAATAGCTGTCGTTTTAATTTTTTTCGCTGGCTGGATCAACAGAAATAAAAGAACGTCCTTTAAATCCACTATGAAAACGAACATACCCAGATATTAAAGAATAAATTGTGTGATCTTTACCAATACCAACATTTTTTCCAGGATGGAATTTGGTTCCGCGTTGACGAACAATAATATTGCCTGCATCAACAGCTTCACTACCAAAAACTTTTACGCCTAATCGTCTACCTGCGGAATCACGACCGTTTCTAGAACTACCACCTGCTTTTTTATGTGCCATAATCCTTATCCTTACTTATTATGCTGCTACAATTTGATCAATACGTACAACGGTTAAAAATTGACGATGACCATTTTTACGTCGATAATTATGACGGCGATTCTTTTTAAAGATAATAACCTTATCACCACGCGTTTGTTTAAGAATTGTGGCCGCAACAGAACCTGCTGATAGTTGAGGATTGCCAATTTTAACTTGTGACGCATCCCCCACAGCTAGTATTTCTGTAAAATTAACCACAGATCCCTCATCGCCCGACAATTTTTCAACTGCGATAATATCGTTTTTAGTAACTTTATACTGTTTACCACCAGTTTTAATTATTGCATACATAACAGATAGCTTTTTAAAAGATTTTTATCTTTATTTCATTAAATTTTTTGTAAACTTTATTTTTAATAAGGCTTTAAGCTATTGTCAACTAAACTTTAGCTATTTCTTTATAAAAAGCAGCCAATCTAAGTAATTTCTTTAATATTTCTACTATTATGCGATTCGCTAACTATTTAATAGGAATAATCTCATCTTTAACAATCACAAATTTAATTAGTAGTTTTAAGTAATTGAATGATTGTCTTTTTATTTTTATCACGGCATTGTAAACAATCTTAAATCAAAATAAAATTAATATGGGGAAAAAGAATGAAACAAAAATTCGCTTTCAATGGTCGCATTATAATTGTTGGATATGGTTCTGTTGGTCGGTGCACATTAGCAATGTTAACTGAAACAATAGACATCCCTTTAAGTAATATTCGTATCATTGATGGCGAAGATCAATCTTCTCTAATTCAAACCTATCAGCAAAAAGGGGTTCATTACGATGTGAATCCTATTTATCCTCATAATTTAAACGATGTTTTACAAAAACATGCCAAGGCCGGGGATGTTTTGCTTAACCTTAGCGTTTCAGTTAGTTCTATTGATTTAATGAATTGGTGCCACGATCATCAAGTTCTCTATCTTGATACATGTATCGAACCATGGGAAGGATATTATGACAATCCTAAATTTACCATGGCAGAACGCAGTAATTATCATTTACGCTATTCCGCATTAGAAAATGCCAAACGTTGGGGAAAAAAAGCTACAAGCGCTTTGATCACGCATGGGGCTAATCCTGGTTTAATTAGCCATTTTGTAAAAGCAGCATTAATAGAAATTTCTAAGAAAAAGAATCCAAAATTTACTCAACATCCCAAAACACAAAGTGAATGGGCAAATCTATCCTATAAATTAGGGGTAAAAGTTATCCAAGTGGCTGAACATGATACACAAATTTCTAATCACCCCAAAAGACCAGATGAATTTGTCAATACGTGGAGCATTGATGGATTTTATAGTGAAGGCATGCAACCTGCAGAACTTGGATGGGGAAGCCATGAAAAGAAAATGCCCAAAGATGGGTATAAGCATACTATTGGATCACGCTCGGCCATTTATCTTGGACAGCCAGGGTTGGTTACAGAAGTACGATCCTGGACCCCTTTAAGTGGACCCATGAATGGGTTTTGCATTACCCATGGTGAAGCTATTAGTTTAAGTGATTATCTAACGGTCAAAGAAAAACGTAAAATAATTTACCGTCCCACTGTTTATTATGCATATCATCCTTGTAATGATGCGGTTTTAAGTATGCGTGAAGTTGCCATGAAAAACTGGCACTTACAAAAAACCACCCGTCTTCTTAATAAAGAAATTATTGAAGGGGGAGATGAACTTGGTGCCCTGCTTTTGGGTGATCATGGGGGGTTATGGTATGGATCTTTATTAAATAATAATAAAGCGCGTCAATTACTTGATGGTGAATTTAGTGCGACATCCCTACAGATTGCAGCCCCGGTTGTTGCAGGTGCCATATGGCTTATTAAAAATCCAAATCAAGGATTAGTAGAACCCGAAGCTTTAGATTATCAAGAAATAATTGATATATGTCTTCCCTATTTGGGTGATGTGAAGGGTGTGTGGACAGATTGGACACCTTTAAAGGGACGCAATCAATTGTTCAAAGAAGAGAATATAGACGACCAAGATCCCTGGCAATTCCAAAATTTTCGTTTAAGTTAATTAGATAAAATATATTTATTTCTGAAGTGAAAGCCAATCGTGTTTTGTAAGCGCGTAATAATGCATGTCCCATAATTCATTTTTACATTTTAATATATAGCGATGTGTGCCTTCGCGTATCATACCAATTTTTTCTATAACTTTTGCACTTGCGTGATTGTCAATATGACACCGTGCTTGAAGACGTAGCAAATTATAATGTTTAAAAACAAAATCCATAACAATTTTGGCAGCTTCTGTTATTAAACCTTGTCCCCAATAATCTTCTCTTAAAGCATACCCAAGTTCCATAGATGGTACGGATTGATTTGCCCAAAAACATCCAATAGTTCCAATTACTTTATCTGAATTTTTTAAAGTTATTCCCCATGAATCCGGTATATGGTGATCGTAATTATCAAAAACCTCATCAATATAAATTAAAGTATCAGCTATATTTTTATGGGTATCCCATAAAGTATACCGTGATATTTTTGGATTTCTTGCATAATCAAAAATATCCGATGCATCATTTGCACAAATTGGTCTTAAAATAAGATTATGTGTTTCAAGTGTTTTTGGCACCCAATTATTACTTCTATATTTATCTAAAAATTTAGCAATAAAATATTCATCCAAAAAATTCTTTTCAATTAAGGCTGCTTTTTTGCGTATACCTTCATTATTAAAACCAAGAGATTGATAAAGTTTAACGCCACGTTCATTCGTGGTACGAACCATTGCTTCTATTTTTTTAATATCAACAGATTTAGCATGGGGGATCATAATTTCTAACATTTTCCTACCTAATCCCTGCCCCCAATAATCTTTCAAAATCATCATTCCAAATTTTCCTATATGGTGGGTCCAAGGATGCACAGGAGTAAAAGGGAAAAAAGCAAGCTGTCCAACCATATCATCGTTATAAAAGGCACCTAATCGTAAATTTATTTTATCTTGATAATTTATTTCCCAATCATTTTTTATTTTTTCTCGATCAGGTATTTTACCAACCATCTGCATCGTAAAATGTGTTTCTTTAGCGATTTGGGGTTGAAAATGTAGAAATGCATCAACATCTTGACCACAACAGGCACGTAAAGTAATGATTTTTCCATTTTTGGTTTGAAATAATTCAGGCCCAAATTCTGCCATTTTACACAACAATGTTTATTATGCTTAAACTTTGGTGGAGCCAAGCGGGATCGAACCGCTGACCTCTACAATGCCATTGTAGCGCTCTCCCAGCTGAGCTATGGCCCCTTTTATCTTTTATGTATTAAACAATATCTTGATTAACATTCAACTGAATATTTAGGCAACTGAAATATTGAATTTCGCGATTAATTTAATTATCCTCTTCATTTTCAACATGTTCAATAACTTCACCCATATCATCTTCATCCCCCCCAAGATCTGACGTATCTTCAATTAATTCATCAGTTTCTTCAGCTAAGGGTGATAAATCTTCTGTTTCTTCTAAATCAAAAACTGCTGATTCTTCTTGGAATGTAGATTTTTTAAGATTCTTTTCAGCATTAGGAATACGACCACGACGAGTCTTTAAAATAATTTCAGGATTATGTTCTGCACCACATTTAGGGCAAATTATCGGATTACGACGCATATCATAAAAATGCGCACTACATTCATGGCATGTACGCTTTGTTCCCCAATTTGGCTTAACCAATGTCAATCTCCTTAGTTATAAATAATATCCAATTTTATTAAGACATTTTAGTTTTATTTTTTAATATGTTAGGGAATTGCCATTTTCATACGCATCTGTCAAAAGAAATTTATAATGATGAATAAAAAATCAACTATTTAAGGTTAAAGGAATTTTTATGGTTCAGTGGTTCTCAGCACCTGTTGAGAAAATAAAAGGCACAGTCAATGTGCCAGGGGATAAATCTATTTCTCATAGAGCTTTGATTTTAAGTGGGTTAACCCTAGGAAATTCTTTAATTAAAGGTCTTTCTACCGCAGAAGATGTCATAAAAACAAAAAATTCTATGGAAGCTTTTGGGGTCTCCTTTACTACCAATTTAAATAATGATCTGGAAGTTTTTGGATGTGGTGTTGGGGGATTGCGTGAACCATGTGATTTTCTTGATCTTGGTAATTCTGGAACCTCTACCCGTTTAATTATGGGCATGAGCACAACCCAACCTATGACCTTGCATTTATCTGGCGATCAAAGTTTAAGAAAAAGATCTATGCAAGCACTTATTCATCATTTAACGAATTTAGGTGCACAAATTACAGCAAAATCAAATTATTTTTTACCCTTAACCATAACTGGTACAAATTTTACGCTGCCATCCACCCATTTTATTCATCCTCCTTCTGCACAAATTAAATCTGCTCTTTTATTAGCTGCTCTCAATATAGAAGGCGAAACGACTATAATTGAATCTCAAAGAACCAGAGACCATACAGAAATTATGCTTCAAAATTTTGGGGTGCCCCTTCATATAGAAACATCAGAAACAGGACAAAAAATTAAATTGAACGGGCGATGTGATTTACAAAAATGCACTTTATCCATTCCTGGTGATTTTTCATCAGCTGCATTTTTAATTGTTGCTGCTTTATTA includes these proteins:
- the rpmA gene encoding 50S ribosomal protein L27, which produces MAHKKAGGSSRNGRDSAGRRLGVKVFGSEAVDAGNIIVRQRGTKFHPGKNVGIGKDHTIYSLISGYVRFHSGFKGRSFISVDPASEKN
- a CDS encoding TIGR02300 family protein; the encoded protein is MVKPNWGTKRTCHECSAHFYDMRRNPIICPKCGAEHNPEIILKTRRGRIPNAEKNLKKSTFQEESAVFDLEETEDLSPLAEETDELIEDTSDLGGDEDDMGEVIEHVENEEDN
- a CDS encoding saccharopine dehydrogenase NADP-binding domain-containing protein codes for the protein MKQKFAFNGRIIIVGYGSVGRCTLAMLTETIDIPLSNIRIIDGEDQSSLIQTYQQKGVHYDVNPIYPHNLNDVLQKHAKAGDVLLNLSVSVSSIDLMNWCHDHQVLYLDTCIEPWEGYYDNPKFTMAERSNYHLRYSALENAKRWGKKATSALITHGANPGLISHFVKAALIEISKKKNPKFTQHPKTQSEWANLSYKLGVKVIQVAEHDTQISNHPKRPDEFVNTWSIDGFYSEGMQPAELGWGSHEKKMPKDGYKHTIGSRSAIYLGQPGLVTEVRSWTPLSGPMNGFCITHGEAISLSDYLTVKEKRKIIYRPTVYYAYHPCNDAVLSMREVAMKNWHLQKTTRLLNKEIIEGGDELGALLLGDHGGLWYGSLLNNNKARQLLDGEFSATSLQIAAPVVAGAIWLIKNPNQGLVEPEALDYQEIIDICLPYLGDVKGVWTDWTPLKGRNQLFKEENIDDQDPWQFQNFRLS
- a CDS encoding GNAT family N-acetyltransferase, with the translated sequence MAEFGPELFQTKNGKIITLRACCGQDVDAFLHFQPQIAKETHFTMQMVGKIPDREKIKNDWEINYQDKINLRLGAFYNDDMVGQLAFFPFTPVHPWTHHIGKFGMMILKDYWGQGLGRKMLEIMIPHAKSVDIKKIEAMVRTTNERGVKLYQSLGFNNEGIRKKAALIEKNFLDEYFIAKFLDKYRSNNWVPKTLETHNLILRPICANDASDIFDYARNPKISRYTLWDTHKNIADTLIYIDEVFDNYDHHIPDSWGITLKNSDKVIGTIGCFWANQSVPSMELGYALREDYWGQGLITEAAKIVMDFVFKHYNLLRLQARCHIDNHASAKVIEKIGMIREGTHRYILKCKNELWDMHYYALTKHDWLSLQK
- the aroA gene encoding 3-phosphoshikimate 1-carboxyvinyltransferase — protein: MVQWFSAPVEKIKGTVNVPGDKSISHRALILSGLTLGNSLIKGLSTAEDVIKTKNSMEAFGVSFTTNLNNDLEVFGCGVGGLREPCDFLDLGNSGTSTRLIMGMSTTQPMTLHLSGDQSLRKRSMQALIHHLTNLGAQITAKSNYFLPLTITGTNFTLPSTHFIHPPSAQIKSALLLAALNIEGETTIIESQRTRDHTEIMLQNFGVPLHIETSETGQKIKLNGRCDLQKCTLSIPGDFSSAAFLIVAALLLPGSEITIEKVGINPTRIGLLSLLKKMGGKIILEHSQTISGEDQATIHVKSSKLKAITVPDSYVPITIDEYPILSIAAVYAEGTSIFHGLHALRNKESDRLTTLAHRLSQCGIKATITHDSLTIHGQSKRPYGGEIIDTSFDHRIAMSFLIFGMMTESGITLNEIDSIKTSFPNFIDTMNELGAEISCIT
- the rplU gene encoding 50S ribosomal protein L21; the protein is MYAIIKTGGKQYKVTKNDIIAVEKLSGDEGSVVNFTEILAVGDASQVKIGNPQLSAGSVAATILKQTRGDKVIIFKKNRRHNYRRKNGHRQFLTVVRIDQIVAA